A single Pseudomonas sp. DC1.2 DNA region contains:
- a CDS encoding sulfurtransferase TusA family protein, whose translation MTDAVAHDAELDASGLNCPLPLLKAKLELNRMISGAVLKVIATDAGSQRDFRTFAKLAGHTLLLEEDEAGVYRYWLKKA comes from the coding sequence ATGACCGATGCTGTAGCCCATGACGCCGAGCTGGACGCCAGCGGTCTGAATTGTCCATTGCCATTGTTAAAGGCCAAGCTGGAGCTTAATCGCATGATCAGCGGCGCGGTGCTTAAGGTGATCGCCACGGATGCCGGCTCCCAGCGCGACTTCCGCACCTTTGCCAAGTTGGCCGGTCACACGCTGCTGCTTGAAGAAGACGAGGCGGGGGTCTACCGCTACTGGTTGAAAAAAGCCTGA